In Tsukamurella tyrosinosolvens, the genomic window CTCGCGGCCGGTGGCACCGTCGAACAGGCCCATCGAGGAGAGGGCGGCCACGAACTCGCGGGTGGTGACCGCGGCGGCCAGGGCCTGCACGTTCGGGTAGCGGCGGTAGAGGGTGGCGCGGGAGACCTGCGCGGTGCGGGCGACGTCGGCCATCGTGGTGCGGCGGATCCCGATGGTGGCCATCAGGTCGCGCGCGGCATCGAGGATCAGCTCGTCGTCGACGGCGTTGGCGGGGCCGCGGGGGGCCGACCCCCGGGGATTGAGATCCTGCGACATCATGTGTACAAATGTATCATGACTTCGTCCGAGGTGGATCTGCCCGTCGTCGCCTTCGAGCCCGGCCGCTGGGGTGACCCCGCGAACCCCATGCACCTGTCCGACTCGGTGCTCGGCGCGCTCACCATGCTCGGCATCGACGGCGGCCCGGGGGAACCGGAGCAGCCCTTCCTCATGCCCTCCCGCGTCTCCGGCCGCGCCCTCTCCGCCCTGCAGAAGACCGGTGTGACGGTCGCCACCGACGACGCTACCCGGCTCGGCCACCTGCGCGGCTTCTCCACGCCGGACCTGCTCAAGTACCGCGCCGGCGACACCTCGGACGCGCCGGACGCGGTCGTGACCCCGACGTCGGCCGAGCAGGTCGCCGCGGTGCTGGCCGTCTGTGCGGCGAAGGACCTCACGCTGAGCCCGTTCTCCGGCGGCACCTCCGTCACGGGCGGCCTCGCACCCGAGCGGACGCGCCCCGTCGTCGCGCTGGACCTGCGCGGCCTCACCGGGCTGATCGATCTCGACGCCGTCTCCCAGATCGCCACGCTCGCCGCCGGCACCCGCCTGCCCGAGGCCGAGCGGCTCCTCGCCGAACACGGCTACGAGCTCGGCCACTTCCCGCAGTCCTACGAGGGCGCCACCGTCGGCGGGTGCGCCGTGACCCGCTCCGCCGGCCAGTCCTCCATCGGCTACGGCCGGTTCGACGAGATGGTCGTCGGGCTCACCGTCGCGACGCCGCAGGGCGTCGCCGAGATCGGCACCGCGCCCAAGTCCGCCGCCGGCCCGGACCTGCGGCAGCTGTTCCTCGGGTCCGAGGGCGTCTTCGGCGTCGTCACCGCCGTCCGCGTGCGGGTGCACCCCGTCCCGACGGTCCGCCGCTTCTACGGCTGGCGGTTCCCCGACTTCGCGGCCGGTGCCAACGCCATGCGGGTGCTCGCGCAGAGCTCCGTCCGCCCGACGGTGCTGCGCCTGTCCGACGAGGCCGAGACCGGCCTCAACCTCGCGAACCCCGGCGCGGCGGGCAAGGCTGCGGTCGGCGGCTGCCTCATGGTCGTAGGCTTCGAGGGCGACGAGCCCGACGTCGACTGCCGCGACGGCTACGTCTCGGCGCGCCTGATCGAGCTGGGCGGCGAGTTCCTCGGCGAGGAGCCGGGGGAGGCCTGGCGCGCCGGCCGGTTCCGCGGCCCCTACCTCCGGGATCCGCTCCTCGACGCGGGCGCGCTGGTCGAGACGCTGGAGACCGTCACCTTCTGGTCGAACGTCGAGCGGCTCAAGGCCGACGTGACCGCCGCGCTCACCGGCGCGCTCGGCGAGCAGGGCACCCCCGCCGTGGTCATGTGCCACATCTCGCACGTCTACCCGACGGGCGCGTCGCTGTACTTCACGGTGATCGCGAAGGCCCTGCCCGATCCGCTCGCCCAGTGGGGCGCCGCGAAGACCGCCGCCAACGCCGCGATCCGCGCCGCCGGTGCGTCCATCACGCATCACCACGCCGTCGGCACCGACCACCGCGCCACCTACCTGGAGGAGATCGGCGACGTACAGGTCACCGCCCTGCGCGCGATCAAGGACGCCCTCGACCCGCAGGGCGTGCTCAACCCCGGGATCCTGCTCCCGTGACCGCCACCGACGTCATCGCCGTCCTCAACCCGATCTCCGGCGGCGGGGTCGCGCGCACGCGGTGGGCCGCCGTCGCCGAGGAGCTCGCCCGCCGGGACGTCTCCACGGAGGTCGTCGAGTCCACCTCCGGCACCGACGCCCGCGGGCGCGCCGAGGAGGCCGCTGCCTCGGGCGCGCTGACCGTCGCGGTCGGCGGCGACGGCCAGATCCGTGAGGTCGCCACCGGCGTGCTCCGCGTTCCCGGCGCGCCGATGGGCATCGTCACCGCCGGCCGCGGCAACGACATGGCTCGCCACCTGCGGATCCCCGACGATCCGTCCGCCATCGCCGACGTGCTCACCGACGGCCGGCGCAAGGACCTCGACGTGCTCACCGTCGGCGACGAGATCGCCGTCGGCAACGTCTACGTCGGCCTGGACTCCGTCGCCACCGAGCTCATCAACAAGCTGCGCTGGATGGGGCCGCTCGCGTACCGCGTCGCCCCGGCGATCGCGGCGCTCCGCTGGAAGCCGGCCGGTTTCCGCATCGAGGTCGACGGTGCCGCCTACGAGGGCCCGGTGCACATGGTCGTGGTCGCCAACTCCGGCTGGTACGGCAGCGGCCTCCACATGGTCCCCGCCGCCGCGTCCGACAACGGCCGGATCGACGTGCTCGCCGTCGACGGCGCCGGGAACAAGCTCAAGCTCATCAGTGCGATGGGGGAGGCGAAGACGGGCGCGCACGTCGCGCGGGCGGAGGTGCTGACGTTCAGCGGCCAGGAGGTGCTCGTGAGTGCCGACCGCCCGATCCCCGTCCACGCCGACGGCGACTACCTGCAGGAGCTTCCCGTCACCGTCGGGATCCGCAAGGCCGTCCTCCCGGTCCTCGTGCCCCGCTGATCCGTGGCGTACTCGGGCGGCCGTACGAGGAGCAGGGCCGCGACGGAGATCGCCGCGACAAGGGGACGGAGATCGCCGCAACAAGGGAATGGGTGTACCAGGACATCCGCCCGCCGTGCTGGATGCCGGCGGTCATCCGTTGGCTCCCGC contains:
- a CDS encoding diacylglycerol/lipid kinase family protein is translated as MTATDVIAVLNPISGGGVARTRWAAVAEELARRDVSTEVVESTSGTDARGRAEEAAASGALTVAVGGDGQIREVATGVLRVPGAPMGIVTAGRGNDMARHLRIPDDPSAIADVLTDGRRKDLDVLTVGDEIAVGNVYVGLDSVATELINKLRWMGPLAYRVAPAIAALRWKPAGFRIEVDGAAYEGPVHMVVVANSGWYGSGLHMVPAAASDNGRIDVLAVDGAGNKLKLISAMGEAKTGAHVARAEVLTFSGQEVLVSADRPIPVHADGDYLQELPVTVGIRKAVLPVLVPR
- a CDS encoding FAD-binding oxidoreductase, which produces MTSSEVDLPVVAFEPGRWGDPANPMHLSDSVLGALTMLGIDGGPGEPEQPFLMPSRVSGRALSALQKTGVTVATDDATRLGHLRGFSTPDLLKYRAGDTSDAPDAVVTPTSAEQVAAVLAVCAAKDLTLSPFSGGTSVTGGLAPERTRPVVALDLRGLTGLIDLDAVSQIATLAAGTRLPEAERLLAEHGYELGHFPQSYEGATVGGCAVTRSAGQSSIGYGRFDEMVVGLTVATPQGVAEIGTAPKSAAGPDLRQLFLGSEGVFGVVTAVRVRVHPVPTVRRFYGWRFPDFAAGANAMRVLAQSSVRPTVLRLSDEAETGLNLANPGAAGKAAVGGCLMVVGFEGDEPDVDCRDGYVSARLIELGGEFLGEEPGEAWRAGRFRGPYLRDPLLDAGALVETLETVTFWSNVERLKADVTAALTGALGEQGTPAVVMCHISHVYPTGASLYFTVIAKALPDPLAQWGAAKTAANAAIRAAGASITHHHAVGTDHRATYLEEIGDVQVTALRAIKDALDPQGVLNPGILLP